Proteins co-encoded in one Acidisarcina sp. genomic window:
- a CDS encoding glutamate synthase subunit beta: protein MGKITGFMEIPRELPTRRPVAERVNDWFEIYQDFPQEKQQEQGARCMDCGVPFCHTGCPVNNIIPDWNDLVYRGRWQEAIRRLHATNNFPEFTGRICPAPCEAACVLGINKPPVAIKTIEKSIVEHAFGEGYIQPEPPEFKTGKRIAIVGSGPSGLAAAQQLCRAGHSVTVYEKADRIGGLLRYGIPNFKLEKHVIDRRIEQMIAEGVKFVTGAHVGVNVAIEELRREFDAVLLAGGAEKPRDLNLPGRELKGIHFAMEFLPQQNHVCEGDEVPDQILATGKRVVIIGGGDTGADCLGTSHRQKAKSVEQFEIMPTPPTERSPLTPWPLWPMQLRTESAHEEGGTRNWSVSTVKFTGDENGNVKQLHAVRVGPPPKFEPQAGSEFVMDVDLVLLAMGFLGPVSAGMIEQLGLVLDARGNVATDENYMSSVDGVFAAGDMRRGQSLVVWAISEGRKAAAAINNYLSTVAQSKDVHAAVSAEK, encoded by the coding sequence ATGGGTAAGATTACCGGATTCATGGAGATTCCCCGCGAGCTTCCGACACGTCGGCCGGTCGCGGAACGAGTGAACGACTGGTTCGAGATTTATCAGGACTTCCCCCAGGAGAAGCAGCAGGAGCAGGGCGCGCGATGTATGGATTGTGGCGTCCCCTTCTGTCACACCGGATGTCCGGTGAACAACATCATTCCGGACTGGAATGATCTTGTGTATCGTGGCCGCTGGCAGGAGGCGATCCGCCGTCTGCATGCGACCAATAATTTTCCTGAGTTCACGGGAAGAATCTGTCCAGCTCCATGCGAGGCCGCCTGCGTTCTCGGCATCAACAAGCCTCCGGTAGCCATTAAGACCATTGAGAAGAGCATCGTCGAGCATGCTTTCGGTGAGGGCTACATCCAGCCCGAGCCGCCGGAGTTTAAAACCGGCAAGCGCATTGCCATCGTCGGCTCTGGTCCCTCGGGCCTTGCCGCCGCGCAGCAGTTGTGCCGTGCCGGACACTCTGTCACCGTCTACGAAAAAGCCGACCGCATTGGTGGCCTTCTCCGCTACGGCATTCCGAATTTCAAGCTGGAGAAGCACGTCATCGACCGCCGCATCGAGCAGATGATTGCGGAGGGCGTTAAGTTTGTTACCGGAGCCCACGTGGGCGTCAACGTCGCCATTGAGGAGCTGCGCCGCGAATTCGATGCAGTGCTGCTCGCGGGCGGCGCGGAGAAGCCGCGCGATCTGAATCTTCCCGGTCGCGAACTCAAGGGTATCCACTTCGCCATGGAGTTCCTGCCGCAACAGAACCACGTTTGCGAAGGCGACGAGGTTCCGGATCAGATCCTCGCAACGGGCAAGCGCGTCGTCATCATCGGTGGTGGGGACACGGGCGCTGATTGCCTCGGAACCAGCCACCGCCAGAAAGCCAAGTCGGTGGAGCAGTTCGAGATTATGCCGACTCCACCGACGGAGCGCTCGCCGCTGACGCCATGGCCACTCTGGCCTATGCAGCTTCGCACGGAAAGCGCGCACGAGGAGGGCGGTACCCGGAACTGGAGCGTTTCCACCGTCAAGTTTACGGGCGATGAAAACGGCAACGTCAAGCAGCTTCATGCTGTGCGCGTCGGGCCTCCGCCAAAGTTTGAGCCGCAGGCCGGCAGCGAATTTGTGATGGATGTCGATCTGGTTCTGTTGGCGATGGGCTTCCTCGGTCCTGTCAGTGCCGGCATGATCGAGCAACTCGGGCTGGTGTTGGACGCTCGCGGAAACGTGGCGACTGACGAAAACTACATGTCCTCTGTCGATGGCGTCTTTGCCGCGGGTGACATGCGCAGAGGGCAGTCGCTAGTGGTGTGGGCCATCTCCGAGGGACGGAAGGCCGCTGCTGCCATCAACAATTACCTCAGCACTGTGGCGCAAAGTAAGGATGTGCATGCCGCCGTCAGCGCGGAAAAATAG
- the gltB gene encoding glutamate synthase large subunit gives MSEVSSFNRLPVAQGLYDPANERDACGLGFVASIRGEKSHDIIVKGIEVLINLTHRGACGCDAETGDGAGLLIQIPHQFFVRECATLGFYLPAPGEYAAGMVFLPVEKHDRLKCEGVFERIIREEGLCVLGWRDTPCNGSAIGRVARASQPYIQQIFVGRPDGMTEDAFERKLYVVRKRTEVEIAASDIEDRETFYIPSLSSRTIIYKGLLLAPQIANFYGELADPAVTSALCLVHQRFSTNTFPSWQLAHPYRYVAHNGEINTVRGNVNWMRARQSVLQSPLFGDDMQKLFPIISPGGSDSAAFDNAVELLLQSGRSMEHVMAMMIPEAWSGNPHMKPEKRAFYEYHASLMEPWDGPAAIAFTDGRVIGATLDRNGLRPGRYVITRDDMVVLASEAGVLNIPPENVKKKGRLQPGKMFLVDLVEKRVVSDKELKQRLASRKPYGEWLSENQITLDQLPEPSRVLGSNRDTLLRRQRAFGYSEEDVKTILEPMGAKGEEPIASMGIDTPLACLSDRPQMLFHYFKQLFAQVTNPPIDPIREEMVMSLISFIGTERNILEEAPQNCHTLKLPHPLLSNTELEKLRRVSRGDLLATTLPTLYRVAEGEEGLKRGLEELCQRASLAVRSGYTLLILSDRGVDPHYAPIPSLLALAAVHNHLVREGTRTQVALIVESGEPREVMDFALLIGYGASAINPYLAIETLRDLSRRGYLPAGVTPDYAQKNFIKAINKGLLKTFSKMGISTLQSYRGAQVFEAVGLKKELIDTYFNGTASRIEGVGLDVLAREAQMKHEYAFQPLSDSETNLEVGGNHQFRVGGEYHLLNPLTISKLQHSVRSANAKTFKEYTDLLDKESRQICTLRGLMQIKPGKNPVPLEEVEPASQIVKRFTTGAMSFGSISKEAHETLAIAMNRIGGKSNTGEGGEDEERFTPDANGDLRRSAVKQVASGRFGVTANYLVNADELQIKMAQGAKPGEGGQLPGHKVDEVIARVRHSVPGVGLISPPPHHDIYSIEDLAQLIYDLKNVNPMARIAVKLVAEVGVGTVAAGVAKAHADVVLISGDTGGTGASPLSSIRHAGLPWELGLAETQQVLLLNDLRNRIRVQTDGKLQTGRDIVIAALLGAEEFGFATMPLISMGCIMIRKCHLNTCPVGIATQDPELRKQFKGQPEHVINFFFFLAEQVREYMAQLGFRTMDEMVGRVDMLETKLATDHWKARGIDLATILYNPPLPGRVARRCIHSQDHGLEQALDHQLIQVAKPALEKQKPVEATFAIRNVHRTVGTMLGGEIARRYGSKGLPDGTIRYHFNGSAGQSFGAFLPNGVTLSLEGEANDYVGKGLSGGRIVIYPPRNSGFLPEQSILIGNVALYGATSGETFFNGVAGERFAVRNSGATAVVEGVGDHGCEYMTNGLVAVLGSTGRNFAAGMSGGIAYVFDEAGDFQAKRCNLASVDLEPVVDPADITLLHTLITRHRDLTGSPRAAWLLENWEEVLRRFIKIFPHEYKRVLGVNQATAASVKDVQTPSLAVVGQVQHG, from the coding sequence ATGTCCGAGGTATCTTCTTTCAATCGCCTGCCTGTTGCTCAGGGTCTCTATGATCCGGCAAATGAGCGGGATGCGTGCGGTCTGGGTTTTGTAGCGAGCATCCGGGGCGAGAAGAGCCACGACATTATTGTGAAGGGGATTGAGGTTCTCATTAACCTCACGCATCGTGGCGCCTGCGGTTGCGATGCAGAAACGGGCGATGGCGCCGGGCTCCTCATCCAGATTCCCCACCAGTTTTTTGTGCGCGAGTGTGCCACGCTGGGCTTTTATCTGCCCGCTCCCGGCGAGTATGCCGCGGGAATGGTTTTTCTTCCCGTGGAAAAGCACGACCGGCTCAAGTGCGAAGGCGTCTTCGAAAGAATCATTCGGGAAGAGGGCCTCTGTGTTCTTGGCTGGCGCGATACTCCGTGTAACGGCTCCGCCATTGGCCGCGTTGCGCGCGCCTCGCAGCCCTATATCCAGCAGATCTTCGTCGGGCGTCCGGATGGCATGACCGAAGACGCCTTCGAGCGCAAGCTCTACGTTGTCCGCAAGCGCACCGAGGTAGAAATTGCCGCGTCGGACATCGAGGACCGGGAGACCTTCTACATCCCCTCGCTCTCCTCGCGCACCATCATTTACAAGGGGCTACTGCTGGCTCCGCAGATTGCGAACTTCTACGGTGAGCTGGCGGACCCGGCAGTGACCAGCGCGCTCTGCCTGGTGCACCAGCGCTTCTCGACCAATACATTTCCCAGTTGGCAGCTTGCCCATCCCTATCGCTACGTCGCGCACAACGGCGAGATCAACACCGTGCGCGGCAATGTGAACTGGATGCGTGCCCGCCAGTCCGTACTGCAGTCTCCGCTTTTTGGCGACGACATGCAGAAGCTCTTTCCCATCATCTCTCCCGGTGGAAGTGATTCTGCCGCCTTCGACAACGCTGTAGAGCTGCTCCTGCAGTCCGGCCGCTCGATGGAGCACGTGATGGCGATGATGATTCCGGAGGCGTGGTCGGGCAATCCGCACATGAAGCCCGAGAAAAGAGCCTTCTACGAGTATCACGCCTCGCTGATGGAGCCATGGGATGGCCCCGCCGCGATCGCCTTTACCGATGGCCGCGTCATCGGTGCGACGCTCGACCGCAATGGCCTGCGCCCTGGCCGTTACGTGATTACCCGTGACGATATGGTGGTCCTCGCCTCCGAGGCGGGCGTGTTGAATATTCCGCCGGAGAATGTGAAGAAGAAGGGCCGTCTCCAGCCCGGCAAGATGTTCCTTGTCGATCTGGTGGAGAAGCGCGTGGTCTCCGACAAGGAGCTCAAGCAGCGGCTCGCCTCCCGCAAGCCTTACGGCGAGTGGCTCAGCGAGAATCAGATCACGCTCGATCAGTTGCCGGAGCCTTCCCGCGTGCTTGGCTCCAACCGCGACACCCTGCTGCGCCGCCAGCGTGCCTTCGGCTACTCCGAAGAGGACGTGAAGACCATTCTTGAGCCCATGGGAGCCAAGGGTGAAGAGCCGATTGCGTCGATGGGTATCGACACTCCGCTGGCTTGTCTCTCGGACCGGCCGCAGATGCTGTTCCATTACTTCAAGCAGCTCTTTGCCCAGGTCACCAATCCGCCCATCGACCCCATTCGTGAAGAGATGGTGATGTCGCTCATCAGCTTCATCGGTACGGAGCGCAACATCCTTGAAGAGGCGCCACAGAACTGCCACACCCTCAAGCTGCCGCACCCTCTGCTCAGCAATACCGAGTTGGAGAAGCTGCGCCGTGTCTCCCGCGGGGATCTGCTGGCAACCACGCTGCCTACGCTCTATCGCGTAGCCGAGGGCGAAGAGGGCCTGAAGCGCGGCCTGGAAGAGCTATGCCAACGTGCCTCGCTCGCCGTGCGTTCGGGTTACACGCTGTTGATCCTCTCCGATCGCGGAGTGGATCCGCATTACGCCCCGATTCCCAGCCTGTTGGCCCTGGCCGCGGTTCACAATCACCTGGTCCGCGAGGGGACTCGTACCCAGGTCGCGCTCATCGTGGAGTCGGGCGAACCGCGTGAAGTAATGGACTTCGCGCTGCTCATCGGATACGGCGCCAGCGCTATCAATCCTTACCTGGCCATCGAAACCCTGCGCGATCTTTCTCGCCGCGGCTATCTGCCCGCCGGCGTTACTCCGGATTACGCACAGAAGAACTTCATCAAGGCGATCAACAAGGGGCTGCTCAAGACCTTCTCGAAGATGGGAATCTCCACCCTGCAGAGCTATCGCGGGGCGCAGGTTTTTGAGGCGGTCGGGCTCAAGAAGGAGCTGATTGATACTTACTTCAACGGCACCGCGTCGCGCATCGAAGGCGTTGGCCTTGATGTGCTGGCGCGCGAAGCGCAGATGAAGCATGAGTATGCCTTCCAGCCACTGAGCGATTCGGAGACGAATCTCGAAGTTGGCGGCAACCATCAGTTCCGGGTCGGTGGCGAGTACCACCTGCTCAATCCGCTGACCATCAGCAAGCTGCAGCACTCTGTGCGCTCCGCCAACGCCAAGACGTTCAAGGAATACACTGACCTGCTCGACAAGGAGAGCCGCCAGATCTGCACGCTTCGCGGCCTGATGCAGATCAAGCCTGGCAAGAACCCCGTTCCCCTGGAGGAAGTGGAGCCAGCCAGCCAGATCGTCAAGCGGTTCACCACTGGCGCGATGTCTTTCGGCTCCATCAGCAAGGAAGCGCACGAGACCCTTGCCATTGCCATGAATCGCATCGGGGGAAAGTCGAATACAGGTGAAGGTGGCGAGGACGAAGAGCGCTTTACTCCGGACGCGAATGGCGACCTTCGCCGCAGTGCGGTCAAGCAGGTAGCGTCGGGGCGCTTCGGCGTCACCGCCAACTACCTCGTGAACGCCGACGAGTTGCAGATCAAGATGGCACAGGGCGCCAAGCCCGGTGAAGGCGGCCAACTTCCCGGCCACAAGGTGGATGAAGTGATCGCCCGCGTGCGCCACTCTGTCCCCGGCGTCGGATTGATTTCGCCTCCGCCGCACCACGACATCTATTCCATCGAAGATCTGGCGCAGCTGATCTACGATCTCAAGAACGTCAATCCCATGGCGCGCATCGCCGTCAAGCTGGTGGCTGAGGTTGGTGTCGGCACCGTCGCTGCCGGCGTCGCCAAGGCGCATGCGGATGTTGTGCTCATCAGCGGAGATACCGGCGGCACCGGCGCTTCGCCGCTGAGTTCGATCCGCCACGCGGGTTTGCCCTGGGAGTTGGGGCTGGCCGAGACGCAGCAGGTTCTTCTGCTCAATGATCTGCGCAACCGGATTCGCGTGCAGACCGATGGCAAGCTGCAGACGGGCCGCGATATTGTGATCGCCGCGCTGCTCGGTGCTGAGGAGTTCGGCTTCGCAACGATGCCGCTCATCAGCATGGGCTGCATCATGATTCGCAAGTGCCATCTGAACACCTGCCCGGTCGGCATCGCCACCCAGGATCCTGAATTGCGCAAGCAGTTCAAGGGGCAGCCTGAGCACGTCATCAACTTCTTCTTCTTCCTTGCCGAGCAGGTGCGCGAATACATGGCACAACTTGGCTTCCGCACCATGGACGAGATGGTCGGTCGCGTGGATATGCTGGAGACGAAGCTGGCTACAGATCATTGGAAGGCGCGCGGCATCGACCTCGCGACCATCCTCTACAATCCTCCGCTGCCTGGCCGTGTCGCACGCCGCTGCATCCATTCGCAGGATCACGGATTGGAGCAGGCGCTCGACCATCAACTCATCCAGGTGGCCAAGCCTGCGCTGGAGAAGCAGAAGCCGGTCGAGGCGACTTTTGCCATCCGCAATGTGCATCGCACCGTGGGAACTATGCTCGGCGGCGAGATCGCCCGGCGCTACGGGTCCAAGGGGCTGCCGGACGGGACGATTCGCTACCACTTCAACGGATCCGCAGGGCAGAGCTTCGGAGCCTTCCTGCCCAACGGCGTGACGCTCAGCCTGGAAGGCGAGGCCAATGACTATGTAGGCAAGGGACTCTCCGGCGGACGCATTGTGATCTATCCGCCGCGCAACTCAGGCTTCCTGCCGGAACAGAGCATCCTTATCGGCAACGTCGCGCTGTATGGAGCGACCAGCGGCGAGACCTTCTTCAACGGCGTCGCGGGCGAGCGCTTTGCGGTCCGGAATTCCGGCGCCACCGCCGTGGTGGAAGGCGTTGGCGACCACGGATGCGAATACATGACGAATGGGCTGGTCGCCGTGCTCGGGTCTACGGGACGCAACTTCGCAGCAGGCATGAGCGGCGGCATCGCCTATGTCTTCGACGAGGCGGGCGACTTCCAGGCCAAGCGCTGCAACCTTGCTTCCGTGGACCTGGAGCCGGTCGTCGATCCAGCCGACATCACGCTGCTTCACACGCTCATTACCCGTCACCGTGATCTGACGGGGAGCCCTCGCGCCGCATGGCTCCTGGAGAACTGGGAGGAAGTACTGCGCCGCTTCATCAAGATATTCCCCCACGAATACAAACGCGTTCTTGGCGTAAACCAAGCCACCGCGGCTTCCGTCAAGGATGTTCAAACGCCATCTCTAGCAGTGGTTGGGCAGGTACAGCATGGGTAA
- a CDS encoding ROK family protein — translation MRAGTKQGRSKQAGTKQGQTRRATKTGSGKAARSRQGNWRNLTTLAIDIGGSGLKMMALDSQGHSVSERLRVPTPHPASPGKMLAILDEMKAQMPAFDRVSVGFPGVIKQGETLTAANLDKSWVGFPLEQTLEQKWGKPVRVCNDAAVQGYGAIRGRGVELVLTLGTGVGSALYTDGRLCPGLELAHHPWRKGKTYEELIGRAALDKIGHKKWNRLVERAIAQTEALFNWDHLYIGGGNSRKLEIEPRPEVTLIENEQGLTGGIALWQIAN, via the coding sequence ATGCGGGCAGGCACAAAACAGGGTAGATCGAAACAAGCGGGAACCAAACAGGGCCAGACCAGGCGAGCCACGAAGACAGGCAGTGGCAAGGCCGCTCGAAGCAGGCAGGGGAATTGGCGCAATCTAACTACTCTGGCCATTGACATCGGCGGCAGTGGGTTGAAGATGATGGCGCTCGACTCCCAGGGCCACTCCGTCAGCGAGCGCCTGCGAGTCCCTACCCCCCACCCCGCCTCTCCGGGCAAGATGCTGGCGATCCTCGACGAGATGAAGGCGCAGATGCCCGCATTTGACCGCGTCTCTGTGGGCTTTCCTGGAGTCATCAAGCAGGGCGAGACCCTGACCGCCGCCAACCTCGACAAGAGCTGGGTTGGATTCCCCCTAGAGCAGACGCTGGAGCAGAAATGGGGGAAGCCGGTGCGTGTCTGCAACGACGCCGCCGTGCAGGGGTATGGCGCCATCCGTGGCCGCGGCGTTGAACTGGTTCTCACGCTTGGCACCGGCGTCGGGTCGGCGCTTTATACCGATGGCCGCCTCTGTCCCGGTCTCGAACTCGCGCACCATCCCTGGCGCAAGGGCAAGACATACGAGGAGCTGATCGGCAGAGCTGCGCTGGACAAAATCGGTCACAAGAAATGGAATCGCCTGGTGGAACGCGCCATTGCCCAGACTGAGGCACTCTTTAACTGGGACCACCTGTATATCGGCGGCGGCAACTCCCGCAAGCTGGAGATCGAGCCGCGTCCTGAAGTCACCCTGATCGAAAACGAGCAGGGGCTGACCGGCGGAATCGCGCTGTGGCAGATTGCCAACTAG
- a CDS encoding glutamate-5-semialdehyde dehydrogenase: MAISEVAEQAQAAKQASRSLATLSTERKNDILEQIAVALEQHAAGILAANAEDAARAEPLAQRGEMSQALYQRLVLTPEKLRGMIAGVRAVAELPDPAGRILARTLLDEGLVLEKVTCPLGLLAVIFESRPDAITQITALAIKSGNAVILKGGSEVERTMRATLAAIHSALEGNLPTAAVMGVYGREAVTTLLALDKTIDLIIPRGSNALVQHIQKNTLIPVLGHADGVCHVYIDAAADPDMAIAIAVDSKVQYPAACNAVETLLVHSAIAATLLPRLAASLIDAGVRIRGCQQTQALLAAFPVERVSDAEWHTEYSDRIVAIRVVEDLDAALEHIDRYGSHHTDAIVTADAQAAQRFLNEVDSANIYHNCSTRFADGYRYGFGAEVGISTSKLHARGPVGLDGLVTYKYKLSGSGQLVKDYSGTSARRFLHKPLAH; encoded by the coding sequence GTGGCTATATCGGAGGTTGCAGAGCAGGCGCAGGCCGCCAAGCAGGCAAGCCGCTCTCTCGCCACGCTCTCCACCGAGCGCAAGAATGACATCCTCGAACAGATCGCCGTTGCCTTGGAGCAGCATGCAGCCGGCATTCTCGCCGCCAATGCGGAAGATGCCGCTCGTGCGGAGCCTTTAGCTCAACGCGGCGAGATGTCGCAGGCCCTCTATCAACGATTGGTGCTTACGCCGGAAAAGCTGCGCGGTATGATCGCCGGTGTGCGTGCCGTGGCGGAGCTGCCCGATCCCGCAGGGCGCATCCTGGCCCGCACCTTGCTGGATGAAGGGCTGGTCCTCGAAAAGGTCACCTGCCCGCTGGGATTGCTGGCGGTTATCTTCGAGTCGCGCCCAGATGCCATTACGCAGATCACCGCCCTGGCCATCAAGTCCGGCAATGCGGTCATCCTCAAGGGGGGCAGCGAGGTGGAGCGCACCATGCGGGCGACGCTCGCGGCGATTCATTCCGCGCTGGAAGGCAATCTGCCGACCGCCGCTGTCATGGGCGTCTACGGCAGGGAAGCTGTCACCACTCTGCTCGCGCTCGACAAAACCATCGACCTGATTATTCCTCGCGGATCGAACGCGCTGGTACAGCACATCCAGAAGAACACATTGATTCCCGTGCTGGGGCATGCCGATGGCGTGTGCCATGTTTACATCGATGCTGCTGCCGATCCCGATATGGCAATTGCCATCGCAGTGGACAGCAAGGTGCAGTACCCCGCAGCCTGCAACGCGGTTGAGACTTTGCTGGTTCACTCCGCGATCGCCGCGACGCTGCTTCCTCGCCTGGCAGCATCGCTTATCGACGCGGGTGTGCGGATTCGTGGTTGCCAGCAGACCCAGGCGCTCCTGGCTGCTTTCCCCGTGGAGCGCGTCTCGGACGCGGAGTGGCACACGGAATATTCGGATCGCATTGTGGCGATTCGCGTCGTTGAGGACCTTGACGCAGCGCTCGAACACATCGATCGCTATGGCTCCCATCACACGGATGCTATCGTCACGGCCGATGCGCAGGCAGCGCAACGCTTCCTCAACGAAGTGGATTCAGCAAATATCTACCACAATTGCTCCACGCGTTTTGCTGACGGCTACCGCTATGGATTTGGCGCCGAAGTGGGCATCAGCACCAGCAAACTGCACGCCCGCGGCCCCGTTGGCCTTGACGGCCTGGTGACTTACAAATACAAGCTCAGCGGATCAGGCCAGTTAGTGAAGGACTATTCCGGCACATCCGCGCGCAGGTTTCTTCACAAGCCTCTCGCCCATTGA
- a CDS encoding DUF3891 family protein — MILRVLEEMADWDSKEDTAWHLVRQSQSRKTLPMLLIPQPAHAVLAGDLAAALLPDAFGELPANVLHAIRMHDTGWGILDAAQIHRVRNPQGKPGGKVQKASAVEVVSFLDVPPSEAVGAWKSSIEEMEKVAPESAYIVSQHFSLLSAHEEDRAHVAFRKQESARRERILKTAKCGVADLERWTDALGFCDLLSLYLCCGTTAAATLPRSHPSRPTDAPTVRVRQQGQTILMSEPIIRSGTTVEVHGIRHPAPAAGSAAQGVNWIFA, encoded by the coding sequence ATGATTCTGCGAGTCCTGGAAGAGATGGCGGATTGGGATAGCAAAGAGGATACCGCGTGGCACCTGGTGCGGCAGAGCCAGAGTCGGAAGACGCTGCCCATGCTGCTGATTCCCCAGCCCGCGCATGCCGTGCTGGCGGGCGATCTGGCAGCAGCGCTGCTTCCCGATGCATTTGGAGAACTGCCGGCGAATGTGCTGCACGCGATCCGTATGCACGATACGGGATGGGGGATCCTGGACGCCGCGCAGATTCACCGGGTACGAAACCCCCAGGGCAAACCGGGTGGCAAAGTCCAGAAGGCGTCGGCGGTAGAGGTGGTTTCCTTCCTCGACGTTCCTCCATCGGAGGCAGTGGGGGCCTGGAAGTCCTCTATTGAAGAGATGGAAAAGGTAGCGCCGGAAAGCGCTTATATCGTGAGTCAGCACTTCTCTCTGCTGTCCGCCCACGAGGAAGATCGCGCCCATGTGGCCTTTCGTAAGCAGGAGAGCGCACGGCGCGAGCGCATCCTGAAGACCGCGAAATGCGGCGTAGCGGATTTGGAGCGGTGGACGGATGCGCTCGGCTTCTGCGACCTGCTTTCGCTGTACCTGTGCTGCGGAACCACGGCAGCGGCCACGCTGCCACGCAGCCACCCTTCCCGTCCCACAGACGCGCCTACAGTACGGGTGCGTCAACAGGGACAGACCATCCTCATGAGCGAACCAATAATTCGCTCCGGAACGACGGTGGAGGTCCACGGAATTCGCCATCCGGCCCCTGCCGCCGGATCGGCAGCGCAGGGCGTGAACTGGATTTTTGCCTGA
- the proB gene encoding glutamate 5-kinase, giving the protein METLSESGTRARQRVASAQRIVIKLGTNVIMRDDGAAAVGLLYGLVESVVNIRRDGKEVLLVSSGAIAIGARHLGLRASAAQLAVKQACAAVGQSRLMALYEEAFGHFDITTAQVLLTEDDFLDPVRYSNLRATLDTLLKLGVLPIVNENDTVSTLELDRPSQASSAHRVFGDNDKLSALVMTKVEADLLILLSDVNGLYTGHPSEADAEFVAEVDDFTPELVSFAKEGNGRGRGGMTTKIEAARIVSEHGRVAVIANGRTPGILESVCAGENVGTVFAPQGTR; this is encoded by the coding sequence ATGGAGACACTTAGCGAGTCCGGCACGCGCGCGCGGCAGCGTGTCGCCAGCGCACAGCGCATTGTCATCAAGCTTGGCACCAATGTCATCATGCGCGACGATGGCGCAGCCGCTGTGGGTCTGCTGTATGGGCTGGTTGAATCGGTGGTCAACATCCGTCGCGACGGCAAGGAGGTTCTCCTTGTGTCCTCGGGAGCTATCGCGATTGGCGCCCGGCATCTGGGATTGCGCGCCTCGGCGGCCCAACTCGCGGTGAAGCAGGCATGTGCAGCAGTGGGGCAGAGCCGCCTGATGGCTCTCTACGAGGAAGCCTTCGGCCACTTCGACATCACCACCGCGCAGGTGCTGCTTACGGAAGACGACTTCCTCGATCCGGTGCGGTATTCCAATCTCCGCGCTACTCTCGATACGCTTCTGAAGCTTGGCGTCCTTCCCATCGTCAATGAGAATGACACCGTCTCCACCCTGGAACTGGACCGTCCCAGCCAGGCCAGTAGCGCACACCGCGTCTTCGGCGACAACGATAAGCTCTCCGCGCTTGTCATGACCAAGGTCGAGGCGGATCTTCTCATCCTGCTCTCCGACGTCAACGGACTTTATACTGGCCATCCGAGCGAGGCGGACGCAGAGTTCGTCGCTGAAGTTGACGACTTCACGCCCGAGCTTGTCAGTTTTGCCAAAGAGGGCAATGGCCGCGGCCGCGGAGGCATGACCACCAAGATTGAGGCGGCCCGCATCGTGTCCGAACACGGACGCGTCGCCGTCATCGCCAACGGGCGTACGCCTGGAATTCTTGAGAGTGTCTGCGCCGGAGAAAATGTCGGTACGGTCTTCGCTCCCCAGGGGACACGGTGA